A window of the Cicer arietinum cultivar CDC Frontier isolate Library 1 chromosome 6, Cicar.CDCFrontier_v2.0, whole genome shotgun sequence genome harbors these coding sequences:
- the LOC101489443 gene encoding serine/threonine-protein kinase SRK2E isoform X2, whose protein sequence is MDRPAISVGPGMDMPIMHDSDRYELVRDIGSGNFGVARLMRDKQTDELVAVKYIERGEKIDENVQREIINHRSLRHPNIVRFKEVILTPTHLAIVMEYASGGELFERICNAGRFSEDEARFFFQQLISGVSYCHTMQVCHRDLKLENTLLDGSPAPRLKICDFGYSKSSVLHSQPKSTVGTPAYIAPEVLLKKEYDGKIADVWSCGVTLYVMLVGAYPFEDPEEPKNFRKTIHRILNVQYSIPDYVHISPECRHLISRIFIADPAKD, encoded by the exons atgGATCGTCCTGCAATATCTGTTGGGCCAGGAATGGATATGCCTATCATGCATGATAGTGATCGCTATGAACTTGTTCGTGATATTGGTTCTGGTAATTTTGGGGTTGCTAGGCTTATGAGGGATAAACAAACTGACGAACTTGTTGCTGTTAAGTATATTGAGAGAGGTGAAAAG ATTGATGAAAATGTACAAAGGGAAATTATAAATCACAGGTCATTAAGGCATCCCAATATTGTCAGGTTCAAGGAG GTTATATTGACACCAACACATTTGGCAATTGTAATGGAATATGCTTCTGGAGGAGAGCTATTTGAGCGAATATGCAATGCAGGGAGGTTCAGCGAGGATGAg GCACGCTTCTTCTTCCAACAACTTATATCAGGAGTTAGCTATTGTCATACAATG CAAGTATGCCATCGTGACTTGAAGTTGGAAAACACATTGTTAGATGGTAGTCCAGCTCCACGTTTGAAGATTTGTGATTTTGGATATTCAAAG TCGTCTGTACTACATTCACAACCAAAATCTACAGTTGGTACCCCTGCATATATTGCTCCTGAAGTTTTGCTTAAGAAGGAGTATGATGGGAAG ATTGCAGATGTGTGGTCTTGTGGGGTGACCTTATATGTGATGTTGGTGGGTGCTTATCCTTTTGAGGATCCAGAGGAACCTAAAAATTTCCGCAAGACAATACAT AGGATTTTAAATGTTCAGTATTCAATTCCTGACTATGTTCATATATCTCCGGAATGCCGTCATCTGATTTCAAGGATTTTTATTGCTGATCCTGCCAAG GATTGA
- the LOC101489443 gene encoding serine/threonine-protein kinase SRK2E isoform X1, whose product MDRPAISVGPGMDMPIMHDSDRYELVRDIGSGNFGVARLMRDKQTDELVAVKYIERGEKIDENVQREIINHRSLRHPNIVRFKEVILTPTHLAIVMEYASGGELFERICNAGRFSEDEARFFFQQLISGVSYCHTMQVCHRDLKLENTLLDGSPAPRLKICDFGYSKSSVLHSQPKSTVGTPAYIAPEVLLKKEYDGKIADVWSCGVTLYVMLVGAYPFEDPEEPKNFRKTIHRILNVQYSIPDYVHISPECRHLISRIFIADPAKRINIPEIRNDEWFLKNLPTDLMDENGTNNQFEEPDQPMQSVEEIMQIIAEATIPAAGTQSLNQYLTGSLDIDDDMEEDLDTDPDLDIDSSGEIVYAM is encoded by the exons atgGATCGTCCTGCAATATCTGTTGGGCCAGGAATGGATATGCCTATCATGCATGATAGTGATCGCTATGAACTTGTTCGTGATATTGGTTCTGGTAATTTTGGGGTTGCTAGGCTTATGAGGGATAAACAAACTGACGAACTTGTTGCTGTTAAGTATATTGAGAGAGGTGAAAAG ATTGATGAAAATGTACAAAGGGAAATTATAAATCACAGGTCATTAAGGCATCCCAATATTGTCAGGTTCAAGGAG GTTATATTGACACCAACACATTTGGCAATTGTAATGGAATATGCTTCTGGAGGAGAGCTATTTGAGCGAATATGCAATGCAGGGAGGTTCAGCGAGGATGAg GCACGCTTCTTCTTCCAACAACTTATATCAGGAGTTAGCTATTGTCATACAATG CAAGTATGCCATCGTGACTTGAAGTTGGAAAACACATTGTTAGATGGTAGTCCAGCTCCACGTTTGAAGATTTGTGATTTTGGATATTCAAAG TCGTCTGTACTACATTCACAACCAAAATCTACAGTTGGTACCCCTGCATATATTGCTCCTGAAGTTTTGCTTAAGAAGGAGTATGATGGGAAG ATTGCAGATGTGTGGTCTTGTGGGGTGACCTTATATGTGATGTTGGTGGGTGCTTATCCTTTTGAGGATCCAGAGGAACCTAAAAATTTCCGCAAGACAATACAT AGGATTTTAAATGTTCAGTATTCAATTCCTGACTATGTTCATATATCTCCGGAATGCCGTCATCTGATTTCAAGGATTTTTATTGCTGATCCTGCCAAG aGAATAAATATTCCTGAGATTAGAAACGACGAGTGGTTTCTGAAGAACCTTCCAACTGATCTCATGGATGAGAACGGAACCAACAACCAGTTTGAGGAGCCTGATCAACCAATGCAGAGTGTCGAAGAAATCATGCAGATAATCGCTGAGGCTACCATTCCTGCAGCAGGAACTCAAAGTCTCAACCAGTATCTTACAGGTAGTTTAGATATTGATGATGACATGGAAGAAGACTTAGACACTGATCCTGACCTTGATATTGATAGCAGTGGAGAAATAGTTTATGCTATGTAA